The Persephonella sp. KM09-Lau-8 nucleotide sequence CATAGAACTCTCTTCTTTTCATTTCTGTGATAATACCTTCTTTTTCGCATATTTTCTTGAATCTTTTTAAAGCTTTTTCGAAGCTTTCTCCTTCCTGAACTCTAACTACTGCCATCTAATATCAGTCCTCCTTTATTAAGATTTTTTTAGATTTTTATAGGATAAAACAGTTTATCTATCTGTGTCAAAGTTTTGTCACCCTGTAAATATCTTCCTTATCCTCATAATACAAAATAATCTCAAAATTATCTAAGCTCTGTAAAATTTCAAGCATTTTAGGTTCTTTAACTTTTAGATATTTTTTGGTAGTGGTCAGGTCTTCAATATCCTCTGAAGGTAAAGTATCCACCGAAAATATTTCCTGATTTGATTTCCATATTCGGGATATTAATCCCATGGTAGGATGTTCCTGAACTTCTATAGGGAACATAGAGATAAGTTGTTGAGGTGTTATGGTTATCTCTAATTTGGTTGGATAAAATCTTTCAAGCCTAAAATGGCTCAAATAAGCTCACATCCTTTCTTTTTTTAATTATTATAACATAAAGCCCCCGTCTGGGGGCAAGTTTA carries:
- the rpsU gene encoding 30S ribosomal protein S21, which gives rise to MAVVRVQEGESFEKALKRFKKICEKEGIITEMKRREFYEKPSVKRKRKQRAARKRLIKALKKKGLL